A region from the Sandaracinus amylolyticus genome encodes:
- a CDS encoding circularly permuted type 2 ATP-grasp protein — MDVTDYDLGGFHDEMFTAPGVPRPGCEPFVQRLGQLSVEEIARRERAAEKSMLTLGITFQVYGHEEGTEKIFPFDVVPRIVTADAWTLVERGLEQRIRALNMFVADLYGAQKILADGIVPRDLIESGKGYLPACRGITPPRGTWIHVTGTDLVRDASGAFHVLEDNLRCPSGVSYVLENRALMKRVFPQVFEASRVRPVDEYPGRLRATLEAMSPSDGRNVVLLTPGIHNSAYFEHSFLAQQMGVPLVQGSDLVVDDDRVYMRTTRGFSRVDVVYRRIDDTFLDPQAFRPDSLLGVPGIVGAWAKGNVALCNAPGTGIADDKVVYAYVPKIIRYYLGEDAILPNVPTWVCREPDQCAYVLEHLDELVVKAANESGGYGMLIGPASTAEERAKFAERIRAEPRNYIAQPTLALSRAPTLVHDERGTRIEGRHVDLRPYILFGEDVYVLPGGLTRVALRRGSLVVNSSQGGGSKDTWVLAE; from the coding sequence ATGGACGTGACGGACTACGATCTCGGCGGGTTCCACGACGAGATGTTCACGGCGCCCGGGGTGCCGCGGCCGGGATGCGAGCCCTTCGTGCAGCGGCTCGGGCAGCTGAGCGTCGAGGAGATCGCGCGGCGCGAGCGCGCCGCCGAGAAGTCGATGCTCACGCTCGGGATCACGTTCCAGGTCTACGGGCACGAAGAAGGAACGGAGAAGATCTTCCCCTTCGACGTCGTGCCGCGCATCGTGACCGCGGACGCGTGGACGCTCGTCGAGCGCGGGCTCGAGCAGCGCATCCGCGCGCTCAACATGTTCGTCGCGGATCTCTACGGCGCTCAGAAGATCCTCGCCGACGGGATCGTGCCGCGCGATCTCATCGAGAGCGGCAAGGGCTATCTCCCCGCGTGCCGCGGGATCACGCCGCCGCGCGGGACGTGGATCCACGTGACCGGCACCGATCTCGTGCGCGACGCGAGCGGCGCGTTCCACGTGCTCGAGGACAACCTCCGGTGCCCGAGCGGCGTGAGCTACGTGCTCGAGAACCGCGCGCTGATGAAGCGCGTGTTCCCCCAGGTGTTCGAGGCCTCGCGCGTTCGCCCGGTCGACGAGTACCCGGGGCGCCTCCGCGCGACGCTCGAGGCGATGTCGCCGAGCGACGGACGGAACGTCGTGCTGCTCACGCCGGGCATCCACAACAGCGCGTACTTCGAGCACTCGTTCCTCGCGCAGCAGATGGGCGTGCCGCTGGTGCAGGGGAGCGATCTCGTGGTCGACGACGACCGCGTGTACATGCGGACCACGCGCGGCTTCTCGCGCGTCGACGTCGTCTATCGCCGCATCGACGACACGTTCCTCGATCCGCAGGCGTTCCGCCCCGACTCGCTGCTCGGTGTGCCGGGGATCGTGGGCGCGTGGGCGAAGGGCAACGTCGCGCTGTGCAACGCGCCGGGCACGGGGATCGCGGACGACAAGGTCGTCTACGCGTACGTGCCGAAGATCATTCGTTACTACCTGGGCGAGGACGCGATCCTGCCGAACGTGCCGACCTGGGTGTGCCGCGAGCCCGACCAGTGCGCGTACGTGCTCGAGCACCTCGACGAGCTCGTCGTGAAGGCGGCGAACGAGTCGGGCGGGTACGGCATGTTGATCGGTCCCGCGTCGACCGCGGAGGAGCGCGCGAAGTTCGCGGAGCGCATCCGCGCCGAGCCGCGCAACTACATCGCGCAGCCGACGCTCGCGCTCTCGCGCGCGCCGACGCTGGTGCACGACGAGCGCGGCACGCGCATCGAGGGACGCCACGTCGATCTGCGCCCGTACATCTTGTTCGGCGAGGACGTGTACGTGCTGCCCGGCGGGCTCACGCGCGTCGCGCTGCGACGCGGCTCGCTCGTGGTGAACAGCTCGCAGGGCGGCGGCAGCAAGGACACGTGGGTGCTCGCGGAGTAG
- a CDS encoding DUF4234 domain-containing protein: MTKREPWIVLVLTFVTCGLYHLWWQYSTTEELKRVSGRDDLNPTMDLILTLLTCGLWVVYVAYRNAQVVHEMYGSRGMQHEDKSTLLVILYAVAVFNGVTAFIAPMILQDEINKLADRVLGSAGPAPSTF; encoded by the coding sequence ATGACCAAGCGCGAGCCCTGGATCGTCCTCGTCCTGACCTTCGTGACGTGCGGCCTCTATCACCTGTGGTGGCAGTACTCGACCACCGAGGAGCTGAAGCGCGTCTCGGGGCGCGACGATCTGAACCCGACGATGGATCTGATCCTCACGCTGCTGACGTGTGGTCTGTGGGTCGTCTACGTCGCCTACCGGAACGCGCAGGTCGTGCACGAGATGTACGGATCACGCGGGATGCAGCACGAGGACAAGTCGACGCTGCTCGTCATCCTCTACGCGGTCGCGGTGTTCAACGGCGTGACCGCGTTCATCGCGCCGATGATCCTGCAGGACGAGATCAACAAGCTCGCGGATCGCGTGCTCGGCAGCGCGGGCCCGGCGCCGTCGACGTTCTGA
- the atpD gene encoding F0F1 ATP synthase subunit beta: MAEAASQGRITQVIGPVVDVEFPPGALPPVLTALRVTNKGISDEVDNLVLEVAQHLGEGTVRSIAMDTTDGLVRGQPVKNTGKPIQMPVGPECLGRILNVVGEPVDGGPKVTAKQYSSIHKPAPAFTEQSTKVEIFETGIKVIDLLAPYRKGGKIGLFGGAGVGKTVLIMELINNVAKAHGGVSCFAGVGERTREGTDLKIEMTESMLGDGVTPVISKAALIYGQMNEPPGARARVALSALTVAEYFRDEQGQDVLLFVDNIFRFTQAGSEVSALLGRIPSAVGYQPTLATEMGALQERITSTNKGSITSVQAIYVPADDLTDPAPATAFAHLDATTVLSREIAALGIYPAVDPLDSTSTMLSPGIIGDRHYKIARQVQQTLQKYKDLQDIIAILGMDELSEDDRLTVDRARKIQRFLSQPFFVAQQFTGFEGKYVTLAESMAGFEEILSGALDHLPEQAFYLKGNIDEVKAAAEKMRE; this comes from the coding sequence ATGGCCGAAGCTGCTTCCCAGGGTCGGATCACCCAGGTCATCGGCCCGGTGGTCGACGTCGAGTTCCCGCCTGGCGCGCTGCCGCCCGTGCTCACCGCGCTGCGCGTGACGAACAAGGGCATCAGCGACGAGGTCGACAACCTCGTCCTCGAGGTCGCGCAGCACCTCGGCGAAGGCACCGTCCGCTCGATCGCGATGGACACGACCGATGGTCTCGTCCGCGGTCAGCCCGTGAAGAACACCGGCAAGCCGATCCAGATGCCGGTCGGCCCCGAGTGCCTCGGCCGCATCCTCAACGTCGTCGGCGAGCCCGTCGACGGCGGCCCGAAGGTCACGGCGAAGCAGTACTCCTCGATCCACAAGCCCGCGCCGGCCTTCACCGAGCAGTCGACGAAGGTCGAGATCTTCGAGACGGGCATCAAGGTCATCGACCTGCTCGCTCCGTATCGCAAGGGCGGCAAGATCGGCCTCTTCGGCGGCGCCGGCGTCGGCAAGACCGTGCTCATCATGGAGCTCATCAACAACGTCGCGAAGGCGCACGGCGGTGTGTCGTGCTTCGCGGGCGTCGGTGAGCGCACCCGCGAGGGCACCGACCTCAAGATCGAGATGACCGAGTCGATGCTCGGCGACGGCGTCACGCCGGTCATCAGCAAGGCCGCGCTGATCTACGGCCAGATGAACGAGCCCCCCGGTGCGCGTGCGCGCGTCGCGCTCTCGGCGCTGACGGTCGCGGAGTACTTCCGCGACGAGCAGGGCCAGGACGTGCTGCTCTTCGTCGACAACATCTTCCGCTTCACGCAGGCGGGCTCCGAGGTGTCGGCGCTCCTCGGCCGCATCCCGAGCGCCGTCGGTTACCAGCCGACGCTCGCCACCGAGATGGGCGCGCTCCAGGAGCGCATCACGTCGACGAACAAGGGCTCGATCACCTCGGTGCAGGCGATCTACGTCCCCGCCGACGACCTCACGGACCCGGCGCCCGCGACGGCGTTCGCCCACCTCGACGCGACGACCGTTCTCTCGCGCGAGATCGCGGCGCTCGGCATCTACCCGGCCGTCGATCCGCTCGACTCGACGAGCACGATGCTCTCGCCCGGCATCATCGGCGACCGCCACTACAAGATCGCGCGTCAGGTCCAGCAGACGCTCCAGAAGTACAAGGATCTGCAGGACATCATCGCGATCCTCGGCATGGACGAGCTGAGCGAGGACGACCGCCTGACGGTCGACCGCGCCCGCAAGATCCAGCGCTTCCTGTCGCAGCCCTTCTTCGTCGCGCAGCAGTTCACCGGCTTCGAGGGCAAGTACGTCACGCTCGCGGAGTCGATGGCGGGCTTCGAGGAGATCCTCAGCGGCGCCCTCGATCACCTTCCCGAGCAGGCGTTCTACCTGAAGGGCAACATCGACGAGGTGAAGGCCGCCGCCGAGAAGATGCGGGAGTAA
- the atpC gene encoding ATP synthase F1 subunit epsilon: protein MATPLGLVLRTEAESVAAPSVHGEFGVFAGHLPLLAALKPGVVKYRVAGKDHVAAVGAGFVEAGPDKVLLLCDLFAQPKEIDTAKVQSELEAAEKELAGYGELYEGPRYEELQRQIDWCLARLQAKADNGSHP, encoded by the coding sequence GTGGCCACGCCGCTCGGCCTCGTGCTCCGCACCGAGGCGGAGAGCGTGGCGGCGCCCAGCGTGCACGGCGAGTTCGGCGTGTTCGCGGGCCACCTCCCGCTGCTCGCCGCGCTCAAGCCGGGCGTCGTGAAGTATCGCGTCGCCGGCAAGGATCACGTCGCGGCGGTGGGCGCGGGCTTCGTCGAGGCCGGCCCCGACAAGGTGCTCCTCCTGTGCGACCTGTTCGCGCAGCCGAAGGAGATCGACACCGCGAAGGTGCAGAGCGAGCTCGAGGCGGCAGAGAAGGAGCTCGCGGGCTACGGCGAGCTCTACGAAGGTCCGCGCTACGAGGAGCTGCAGCGCCAGATCGACTGGTGCCTCGCGCGCCTCCAGGCGAAGGCCGACAACGGCTCGCACCCGTGA
- a CDS encoding SphA family protein, translating to MRGLSRALLVVATLLTSAPAAAQDLGHRLIGTQGLHAGRLREPGLYVADQLGYYHADTLRDREGAVVPIEDLRVDALANALGLSLVVELPDELTHVAITAAVPLARASLSADVPEASLDNAGLGDVYVQPLSLGWRLPHVDVVTGYALYLPTGLFRLGEGGISSGHITHELSLGTTIFADDERRYFASAMASYDLHQTKNAIDIRRGDTLTIQGGIGATLFELVDVGVVGAALWQTRDDEGADVPLVLQGARDRVLALGGEISVALPSIPGRIGARYVHELDVRSRTEGQVLAFQLALVAWRPEPRSSR from the coding sequence ATGCGAGGCCTCTCGCGTGCGCTCCTCGTCGTCGCGACGCTGCTCACGAGCGCGCCCGCCGCGGCGCAGGATCTCGGTCATCGATTGATCGGGACGCAGGGCCTCCACGCGGGACGCCTTCGCGAGCCAGGGCTCTACGTCGCAGACCAGCTCGGCTACTACCACGCGGACACGCTGCGCGATCGCGAGGGCGCGGTCGTGCCGATCGAAGATCTGCGCGTGGACGCGCTCGCGAACGCGCTCGGCCTCTCGCTCGTCGTCGAGCTCCCCGACGAGCTGACGCACGTCGCGATCACGGCGGCGGTCCCGCTCGCTCGCGCGTCGCTCTCGGCGGACGTGCCCGAGGCGAGCCTCGACAACGCGGGCCTCGGTGACGTGTACGTGCAGCCGCTCTCGCTCGGATGGCGACTGCCGCACGTCGACGTCGTCACCGGGTATGCGCTGTACCTGCCGACCGGGCTCTTCCGCCTCGGCGAGGGCGGCATCAGCAGCGGGCACATCACGCACGAGCTCTCGCTCGGCACGACGATCTTCGCGGACGACGAGCGTCGCTACTTCGCGAGCGCGATGGCGAGCTACGACCTCCACCAGACGAAGAACGCCATCGACATCCGTCGCGGTGACACGCTCACGATCCAGGGCGGCATCGGCGCGACGCTCTTCGAGCTGGTCGACGTCGGCGTCGTCGGTGCCGCGCTCTGGCAGACGCGCGACGACGAGGGCGCCGACGTGCCGCTCGTGCTGCAGGGCGCGCGTGATCGCGTGCTCGCGCTCGGCGGAGAGATCAGCGTCGCGCTGCCGTCGATCCCAGGGCGCATCGGCGCGCGTTACGTCCACGAGCTCGACGTGAGGTCGCGCACCGAGGGTCAGGTGCTCGCGTTCCAGCTCGCGCTCGTCGCGTGGCGTCCAGAGCCGCGATCATCGCGGTGA
- a CDS encoding amylo-alpha-1,6-glucosidase has translation MPGTATTLRWVGIGAPPPAEGIQSTTVNPDVRTATEGAPEWLVTNGLGGYACGTMTGLVTRRFHGYLVAALPAPRGRTMMLNNLRELVVGEHGAARLSEQPDPDATHAPLATLREFRLELGIPVWTYEHAGHVIEKRIVMPHRQNTVYVIYTRLNGSGHLELQLDPWLHFRPHEGTLAGPIEGEYALRALGGRYEVEDLVDVGLPPLRMKIVGATSRFEIEERRIRNVRYLVEQSRGYDASGDLYSPGRFRAAIAPGASVALVASVEDWRTIGALTPELALGAERARRERLVAIAHPGLHTSTGSELVVAADQFIIHPAGRLEDAALAHAFGDEERTILAGYHWFTDWGRDTMISLEGLTITTGRVPEAGYILRTFAKYAKDGLIPNMFPEGKGEGLYHTADATLWFFHATRRYVDASGDRDTLRRLLPLLASIVDRHVEGTRFGIHVDPKDGLLAQGAAGYQLTWMDAKVGDLVVTPRRGKAVEINALWYNALCLMAEWARSELRDEDAAQRYRGLADRARESFNARFWNERLGCLFDVIDGEDGTDDAIRPNQIFSISLPHAVLDPSRWEQVVDVVRTQLLTPYGLRSLAPSHPDYQPQYFGDLRARDLAYHQGTIWPWLIGPYFDAWSKVHPDRIEEIRPTAISLGQHLATACIGSISEIFDAEPPYTPRGCCAQAWSVAEAIRVLAAVNERRGVGTVAAAE, from the coding sequence ATGCCCGGCACCGCCACCACGCTGCGATGGGTCGGCATCGGCGCACCGCCGCCCGCCGAGGGGATCCAGTCGACCACCGTGAACCCCGACGTGCGCACCGCGACCGAGGGCGCGCCCGAGTGGCTCGTCACCAACGGTCTCGGCGGGTACGCGTGCGGCACGATGACGGGCCTCGTCACGCGCCGCTTCCACGGCTACCTCGTGGCCGCGCTGCCCGCGCCGCGCGGCCGCACGATGATGCTCAACAACCTCCGCGAGCTCGTCGTCGGAGAGCACGGGGCGGCGCGCCTCTCGGAGCAGCCCGACCCCGACGCGACGCACGCGCCGCTCGCAACGCTGCGCGAGTTCCGGCTCGAGCTCGGGATCCCGGTGTGGACGTACGAGCACGCGGGGCACGTGATCGAGAAGCGCATCGTGATGCCGCACCGGCAGAACACGGTCTACGTCATCTACACGCGCCTGAACGGCTCGGGGCACCTCGAGCTGCAGCTCGATCCGTGGCTCCACTTCCGCCCTCACGAGGGCACGCTCGCGGGGCCCATCGAAGGCGAGTACGCGCTGCGCGCGCTCGGCGGTCGCTACGAGGTGGAGGACCTGGTCGACGTGGGCTTGCCGCCGCTGCGGATGAAGATCGTGGGCGCGACCTCGCGCTTCGAGATCGAAGAGCGCCGCATCCGCAACGTGCGCTACCTCGTCGAGCAGTCGCGCGGCTACGACGCGTCGGGCGATCTCTACAGCCCCGGGAGGTTCCGCGCGGCGATCGCGCCGGGCGCGTCGGTCGCGCTCGTCGCGTCGGTCGAGGACTGGCGAACGATCGGCGCGCTGACGCCGGAGCTCGCGCTCGGCGCGGAGCGCGCGCGGCGCGAGCGGCTCGTCGCGATCGCGCATCCGGGCCTGCACACGAGCACCGGCTCGGAGCTCGTGGTCGCCGCCGATCAGTTCATCATCCATCCTGCGGGCCGCCTCGAGGACGCGGCGCTCGCGCACGCGTTCGGCGACGAGGAGCGCACGATCCTCGCGGGCTATCACTGGTTCACGGACTGGGGCCGCGACACGATGATCAGCCTCGAAGGGCTGACGATCACGACCGGTCGCGTGCCGGAGGCCGGCTACATCCTCCGCACGTTCGCGAAGTACGCGAAGGACGGGCTCATCCCCAACATGTTCCCGGAGGGAAAGGGCGAGGGCCTCTATCACACCGCGGACGCGACGCTCTGGTTCTTCCACGCGACGCGCCGGTACGTCGACGCGAGCGGCGATCGCGACACGCTGCGCCGCTTGCTCCCGCTGCTCGCGAGCATCGTGGATCGTCACGTCGAGGGCACGCGCTTCGGCATCCACGTCGACCCGAAGGACGGGCTGCTCGCGCAGGGCGCGGCCGGATACCAGCTGACGTGGATGGACGCGAAGGTCGGTGATCTCGTCGTCACGCCGCGCCGGGGCAAGGCCGTCGAGATCAACGCGCTCTGGTACAACGCGCTCTGCCTGATGGCGGAGTGGGCGCGGAGCGAGCTGCGCGACGAAGACGCGGCGCAGCGTTATCGCGGGCTCGCGGATCGCGCGCGCGAATCGTTCAACGCGCGCTTCTGGAACGAGCGCCTCGGCTGCCTGTTCGACGTGATCGACGGTGAGGACGGGACGGACGACGCGATCCGGCCGAACCAGATCTTCTCGATCTCGCTCCCGCACGCGGTGCTCGATCCGTCGCGCTGGGAGCAGGTCGTCGACGTCGTGCGCACGCAGCTGCTCACGCCGTACGGGCTGCGCTCGCTCGCGCCCTCGCACCCCGACTACCAGCCGCAGTACTTCGGCGATCTGCGCGCGCGCGACCTCGCCTATCACCAGGGCACGATCTGGCCGTGGCTGATCGGCCCGTACTTCGACGCATGGAGCAAGGTGCATCCCGATCGCATCGAGGAGATCCGACCGACGGCGATCAGCCTCGGGCAGCACCTCGCGACCGCGTGCATCGGGAGCATCAGCGAGATCTTCGACGCGGAGCCGCCGTACACGCCGCGCGGATGCTGCGCGCAGGCGTGGAGCGTGGCGGAGGCGATACGCGTCCTCGCGGCGGTGAACGAGCGCAGAGGCGTCGGCACCGTCGCGGCCGCAGAGTGA
- a CDS encoding Lrp/AsnC family transcriptional regulator → MRDPLDDIDRAILDALQRDARTSIAALADAVGLTTTPLRARLDKLEQTGVLRGYHADVDPAQVDRAVMAFVHVTLKDHALESHRRFVKATTAMSEVLEVHHIAGDEDFLLKVVVESVRAFESFLLDRLTPIAVIGRVKTTFVLSSAKHRGPVPLRDEAPVRAKRSTR, encoded by the coding sequence ATGCGAGATCCGCTGGACGACATCGATCGCGCGATCCTCGACGCGCTTCAGCGCGACGCGCGGACCAGCATCGCCGCGCTCGCCGACGCGGTGGGCCTCACCACGACCCCACTCCGGGCGCGGCTCGACAAGCTCGAGCAGACCGGAGTCTTGCGCGGCTACCACGCCGACGTGGATCCCGCGCAGGTCGACCGCGCGGTCATGGCGTTCGTGCACGTCACGCTCAAGGACCACGCCCTCGAGAGCCATCGCCGCTTCGTGAAGGCGACCACCGCGATGTCCGAGGTGCTCGAGGTGCATCACATCGCGGGTGACGAGGACTTCCTCCTCAAGGTCGTCGTCGAGAGCGTGCGCGCGTTCGAGTCGTTCCTGCTCGATCGGCTCACGCCGATCGCGGTGATCGGCCGGGTGAAGACGACGTTCGTGCTCTCGTCGGCGAAGCACCGCGGCCCCGTTCCCCTGCGCGACGAGGCGCCGGTGCGCGCGAAGAGGAGCACGCGATGA
- a CDS encoding MarC family protein, producing MSAAAFGALCVSSLFTVIDPIGVAPVFASMTARNDARARRRVALRACLAALAVLAVFATSGSALLRLFGVTIEAFRIGGGILFVLLGLSMLRGGDHASTGESAPEDPSIVPLGIPLIGGPGAMTTVMVLVGQAESVVHVAALAAALVVVLALTWVVLAAAPALLARFGATGTALTTRIMGLVVLVIGVQFVIDGVVPIARAIVAPA from the coding sequence ATGAGCGCCGCGGCCTTCGGCGCGCTCTGCGTCTCGTCGCTCTTCACCGTGATCGATCCGATCGGGGTCGCGCCGGTGTTCGCGTCGATGACGGCGCGCAACGACGCGCGGGCGCGTCGTCGCGTGGCGCTCCGCGCGTGCCTCGCCGCGCTCGCGGTGCTCGCGGTGTTCGCGACGAGCGGCTCCGCGCTGCTGCGCCTCTTCGGCGTGACGATCGAGGCGTTCCGCATCGGCGGCGGCATTCTCTTCGTCCTGCTCGGGCTCTCGATGTTGCGCGGCGGCGATCACGCGAGCACCGGCGAGAGCGCGCCCGAAGATCCCTCGATCGTGCCGCTCGGGATCCCGCTGATCGGCGGCCCCGGCGCGATGACGACGGTGATGGTGCTCGTCGGTCAGGCGGAGAGCGTCGTGCACGTCGCCGCGCTCGCGGCCGCGCTCGTCGTGGTGCTCGCGCTGACGTGGGTGGTGCTCGCGGCCGCGCCGGCGCTGCTCGCGCGCTTCGGCGCGACGGGCACCGCGCTCACGACGCGCATCATGGGCCTGGTGGTGCTCGTGATCGGCGTGCAGTTCGTGATCGACGGCGTGGTGCCGATCGCGCGCGCGATCGTCGCGCCGGCCTGA
- a CDS encoding DUF2382 domain-containing protein codes for MPTPPQREGDVVIPVVDERAEIERRLVDTAEVHVRKRVTERVEQVVPDGFREEVAIERVAVDRYVDVAPGDRMEGDVLVVPIVEEVVVVQKRLVLREELHIRKRRVPIESAPQEVVLRREDVEIERVPLDASTRKAD; via the coding sequence ATGCCCACGCCGCCGCAGCGCGAGGGAGACGTCGTGATCCCGGTCGTCGACGAGCGCGCCGAGATCGAGCGCCGGCTCGTCGACACCGCCGAGGTGCACGTGCGCAAGCGCGTGACCGAGCGCGTCGAGCAGGTGGTGCCCGACGGGTTCCGCGAGGAGGTCGCGATCGAGCGCGTGGCCGTCGATCGCTACGTCGATGTCGCGCCGGGCGATCGGATGGAGGGCGACGTGCTCGTCGTGCCGATCGTCGAAGAGGTCGTGGTCGTGCAGAAGCGGCTCGTGCTGCGCGAGGAGCTGCACATCCGGAAGCGACGCGTGCCGATCGAGAGCGCGCCGCAGGAGGTCGTCCTTCGTCGCGAAGACGTCGAGATCGAGCGCGTGCCGCTCGACGCGAGCACGAGGAAGGCCGACTGA
- a CDS encoding YsnF/AvaK domain-containing protein, which produces MRKTVVGLFDGASSALVEKELQDAGFTRGDVQLRRSMLGGSVHDLQRIGIPRADAERYEDAVARGRILVTVDANEADAPRAAEIMARYETGARDAPPTGTTLDEGRLESIRSQSAHATGETGARRVGEKVIPVVEETMEIGKREIERGGARVHTRLVERPIEQDVELREERVRVERVPVDRPASVTDIAAARRAGDISLRERAEQAVVGKTARVVEEVHVGKEIATRTEHIRDTVKRTEVEVDRVDGSDRAMRDHRTHFDRNYGTVADARWESYEPAYRLGHELGGDRRYAGRDWAMIERDARTRWEGTYPGTWERVKAAVRHAFVRARGGTSEVRHV; this is translated from the coding sequence ATGAGGAAGACGGTGGTCGGGCTCTTCGACGGCGCGAGCAGCGCGCTCGTCGAGAAGGAGCTCCAGGACGCTGGGTTCACGCGCGGCGACGTCCAGCTGCGCAGGAGCATGCTCGGCGGCTCCGTGCACGATCTGCAGCGGATCGGAATCCCGCGGGCCGATGCCGAGCGCTACGAGGACGCGGTCGCGCGCGGACGGATCCTGGTCACGGTCGACGCGAACGAGGCGGACGCGCCTCGGGCGGCCGAGATCATGGCGCGCTACGAGACGGGCGCGAGGGACGCGCCGCCGACGGGCACGACGCTCGACGAAGGACGTCTCGAGAGCATCCGGAGCCAGAGCGCGCACGCCACGGGCGAGACCGGCGCGCGCCGCGTCGGGGAGAAGGTGATCCCGGTCGTCGAAGAGACGATGGAGATCGGCAAGCGCGAGATCGAGCGCGGCGGCGCGCGCGTCCACACGCGGCTCGTCGAGCGGCCGATCGAGCAGGACGTGGAGCTCCGCGAGGAGCGGGTGAGGGTCGAGCGCGTCCCGGTGGATCGCCCTGCGAGCGTGACCGACATCGCGGCCGCGCGGCGCGCGGGCGACATCTCGCTGCGCGAGCGCGCGGAGCAGGCGGTCGTCGGCAAGACGGCGCGCGTCGTCGAGGAGGTGCACGTCGGCAAGGAGATCGCGACGCGCACCGAGCACATCCGCGACACCGTCAAGAGGACGGAGGTCGAGGTCGATCGTGTCGACGGATCGGACCGCGCGATGCGCGATCACCGCACGCACTTCGATCGCAACTACGGGACGGTCGCGGACGCGCGCTGGGAGTCGTACGAGCCGGCCTATCGTCTGGGCCACGAGCTCGGCGGCGATCGCCGCTACGCAGGTCGCGACTGGGCGATGATCGAGCGCGACGCGCGCACGCGCTGGGAGGGCACGTATCCCGGCACCTGGGAGCGCGTGAAGGCCGCGGTGCGGCACGCGTTCGTTCGCGCGCGCGGCGGGACGAGCGAGGTCCGGCACGTGTGA